From a single Coriobacteriaceae bacterium genomic region:
- a CDS encoding LysR family transcriptional regulator, with translation MTSRYQIVCMVVDRGSLKGAADELGYTQSAVSQAVKALERELGTTLIERGKQGVSLTRDGKQYLPYLRQIVTAEAELEGKRQELLGLSSTDIRIATFTNVSRTVLPRVIRDFGALHPGVRFTLKQGDYTRNAQWVHDGVVDFCFTARGFTAGLEKRVVYHDELVALLPAAHPLAAKEKVTLADLASEPFVLLDEGEQSLVLDAFAAHGLSPHVTSEVTDDYTIMAMVEEGLGVSMLYRRTVEGMRADIRVRPIVHAPSRDVVAAWRSWDTMPIATRRFIDYMSSHIVN, from the coding sequence ATGACATCGCGGTATCAGATTGTTTGTATGGTGGTCGATCGCGGCAGTCTTAAGGGCGCGGCCGACGAGCTGGGCTATACGCAAAGCGCGGTGAGTCAGGCCGTCAAGGCGCTTGAGCGCGAGCTGGGCACCACGCTTATCGAGCGCGGTAAGCAAGGTGTCTCGCTTACGCGCGACGGCAAGCAGTACCTGCCGTACCTGCGCCAAATCGTAACTGCCGAGGCCGAGCTCGAGGGCAAGCGCCAGGAGCTGCTGGGGCTCTCCTCGACTGATATTCGCATTGCGACATTTACCAACGTGAGTCGTACCGTGTTGCCACGCGTGATCCGCGACTTTGGTGCGCTGCACCCGGGCGTACGCTTTACCCTCAAGCAGGGCGATTACACGCGCAACGCTCAATGGGTACACGATGGCGTGGTTGACTTTTGCTTTACGGCGCGCGGATTTACCGCCGGGCTCGAGAAGCGCGTGGTCTATCACGACGAGTTGGTTGCGCTGTTGCCGGCCGCGCATCCGCTGGCGGCAAAGGAAAAGGTAACGCTCGCCGACCTAGCGTCCGAGCCGTTTGTGCTGCTGGACGAGGGCGAGCAGAGCCTAGTGCTCGATGCGTTTGCCGCGCATGGGCTGTCGCCGCACGTGACGAGTGAGGTCACCGACGACTACACCATTATGGCGATGGTGGAGGAGGGGTTAGGCGTGAGCATGCTCTACCGTCGTACTGTTGAGGGCATGCGAGCCGATATTCGTGTGCGGCCCATCGTGCATGCCCCCTCGCGCGACGTGGTGGCAGCTTGGCGCAGCTGGGACACCATGCCTATCGCCACGAGGCGTTTTATCGACTATATGAGCTCGCATATTGTCAATTAA
- a CDS encoding DMT family transporter, protein MDRKKAIALSFSVPVAWGFSYPLMKIGMDSMNATSIVALRCIIAFVVCLLLFHKRAFRINRDLMVRAAIIGAIMATELTCMCLGSSLTSASTAGFLQSLTVVIVPFANAALLHRAPERKVLIGTAIVTCGMLLLSGADFTSLNPGALIMLLSAFIYASHIIVAKRFVEEVDPLSLGVWQLGFGGLFSGIAAFTFGGFTLPSTPSEIVVVVALALICSAYGFITQTLVQPHVPAETTGFAFSLEPVCSAVFSFFLVGEVLSPIAFFGAALILTGVMVATVELPRLRAHGQARMAGAPEHVS, encoded by the coding sequence ATGGATCGCAAAAAAGCAATCGCGCTCTCATTTTCCGTTCCCGTCGCATGGGGCTTTTCGTACCCTCTCATGAAGATCGGCATGGACAGCATGAACGCCACGAGCATCGTCGCGCTACGCTGTATCATCGCCTTTGTGGTCTGCCTGCTGCTCTTCCACAAGCGCGCGTTCCGCATCAACCGCGACCTTATGGTTCGCGCCGCCATCATCGGCGCCATCATGGCAACCGAGCTCACCTGCATGTGCCTGGGCTCCAGCCTCACCTCTGCCTCCACTGCCGGCTTTTTGCAGAGCCTAACGGTCGTGATCGTGCCGTTTGCCAACGCAGCCCTGCTGCATCGCGCCCCCGAGCGCAAGGTGCTCATCGGCACCGCCATCGTCACCTGCGGTATGTTGCTGCTCTCGGGCGCCGACTTCACCAGCCTGAACCCGGGCGCGCTCATCATGCTGCTCTCCGCCTTTATCTATGCCAGCCACATTATCGTGGCCAAGCGCTTTGTCGAAGAAGTCGATCCGCTGTCCCTGGGCGTTTGGCAGCTGGGCTTTGGCGGCCTGTTCTCGGGCATTGCCGCATTCACCTTTGGCGGCTTCACGCTTCCCAGCACGCCCAGCGAGATCGTGGTCGTCGTCGCACTCGCACTCATCTGCTCTGCCTACGGCTTTATCACCCAGACGCTCGTGCAGCCCCACGTGCCCGCCGAGACCACCGGCTTCGCCTTCTCGCTCGAGCCGGTCTGCTCCGCTGTCTTTTCGTTCTTCTTGGTTGGCGAGGTCCTGAGCCCCATCGCCTTCTTTGGCGCCGCCCTCATCCTCACCGGCGTCATGGTGGCAACCGTCGAGCTTCCGCGCCTCCGCGCACATGGACAGGCTCGCATGGCAGGAGCGCCCGAGCACGTCTCGTAG
- a CDS encoding uracil-DNA glycosylase, translating to MDTATRDRNIATWLSDAPRPVRETTNRLLERIALLRAKQTIYPAQDDILNALAYTPADQVKVVILGQDPYHGPNQAMGLSFSVPATQTKLPPSLRNIYKELKADLGCPIPATGDLTPWAQQGVLLLNTTLTVREHAANSHAKLGWSTLTDYIIERCCQLPQPVVFLAWGRFAQQMVDGKLAATGAGKATGKFCLASTHPSPLSANRATAELPAFMGSRPFSAANRLLEQHGSTPVNWACLG from the coding sequence ATGGACACCGCAACCCGCGACCGCAACATAGCAACTTGGTTGAGCGATGCGCCGCGGCCGGTACGTGAAACTACGAACCGGCTGCTCGAGCGCATCGCCCTTTTGCGTGCCAAGCAAACCATCTACCCGGCACAAGACGACATCCTCAATGCCCTCGCCTACACGCCGGCCGACCAGGTCAAAGTTGTCATCTTGGGTCAAGACCCTTATCACGGACCCAACCAGGCCATGGGGTTGTCGTTCTCGGTCCCCGCGACGCAAACCAAGTTGCCGCCGAGTCTGCGCAACATCTATAAGGAACTCAAAGCCGATCTGGGCTGCCCCATTCCCGCCACGGGAGACCTAACCCCCTGGGCACAACAGGGCGTCCTGCTCCTCAACACTACGCTCACCGTGCGCGAGCATGCCGCGAACTCGCACGCCAAACTGGGCTGGAGCACGCTCACCGACTACATTATCGAACGCTGCTGTCAGCTGCCCCAACCGGTCGTCTTTTTGGCATGGGGCCGCTTTGCCCAGCAGATGGTCGATGGTAAGCTCGCCGCGACCGGCGCGGGCAAGGCAACCGGCAAGTTCTGCCTGGCATCCACGCACCCCTCGCCGCTTTCGGCCAACCGTGCCACGGCAGAACTCCCCGCCTTTATGGGGTCGCGCCCCTTCTCTGCTGCCAATCGGCTACTCGAACAGCACGGCTCGACCCCCGTCAACTGGGCTTGCCTCGGCTAA
- a CDS encoding SDR family oxidoreductase has product MRVLITGASGGIGAACVQCFLDEGHEVVGFDLLSPAIEHERYRHLIVDVREPDSFPSDLEPQVIVNVAGTQDSADDIAANLCGTINVTERYAFVGEGLAAKPAPAIKSVVNVGSASGHTGSEFPAYAASKGGVIAYTKNLANRLAPQAIANSVDPGGVITPLNRCVMEDEHLWNQIMELTPLKRWATAQEIAEWIYFVGVTNRFMTGQSLLIDGGEAGRTQFIWPE; this is encoded by the coding sequence ATGCGGGTTTTGATCACGGGCGCTTCGGGCGGTATCGGAGCCGCGTGCGTGCAGTGCTTTTTGGATGAGGGCCACGAGGTCGTGGGCTTTGATCTGCTGTCGCCGGCGATCGAACACGAGCGCTACCGCCATCTGATCGTTGATGTCCGCGAGCCGGACTCGTTTCCAAGCGACCTTGAGCCTCAGGTAATCGTGAACGTTGCCGGTACGCAGGATTCGGCCGACGACATCGCCGCCAACCTGTGTGGCACCATCAACGTGACCGAGCGCTACGCCTTTGTGGGGGAGGGGCTCGCCGCCAAGCCTGCGCCGGCTATCAAATCCGTGGTCAATGTGGGGTCGGCGAGCGGACATACGGGATCGGAGTTTCCCGCCTATGCCGCCAGCAAGGGCGGTGTTATCGCCTACACCAAGAACCTTGCAAACCGCCTGGCACCGCAGGCCATCGCCAACAGTGTGGACCCGGGCGGCGTTATAACGCCGCTCAACCGTTGCGTGATGGAAGACGAACACCTGTGGAACCAGATTATGGAGCTCACGCCGCTTAAACGCTGGGCCACCGCCCAAGAGATCGCCGAGTGGATCTACTTTGTGGGCGTGACCAACCGGTTTATGACCGGGCAGAGCCTGTTGATCGATGGCGGCGAGGCCGGCCGCACGCAATTTATTTGGCCCGAATAG
- a CDS encoding VUT family protein: MIKKVMEDYKVLLRSIPAATVSLFFVSVIMMNLLANKELISLPYLALDCGFVVSWVSFLCQDMICKRFGAKASIKISILALLVNLAVSLCFWACSLTPGMWGAYYDTGMIEVNTALNATIGGTWYVVLGSSLAMLVSAVVNSTLNQSLGRMLKKNNFASFAFRSYVSTGVGQFIDNLVFAIVVSHTFFGWTWVQVLMCSLTGAVAELLCEVFLSPVGYKVVRGWERENVGSEYLERHATA, translated from the coding sequence ATGATCAAGAAGGTCATGGAGGACTACAAGGTCCTGTTGCGGAGCATTCCCGCGGCAACGGTTTCGCTGTTTTTCGTGAGTGTCATCATGATGAACCTGCTGGCCAACAAAGAGCTCATCAGCCTGCCGTATCTGGCACTCGATTGCGGCTTTGTGGTGAGCTGGGTCTCGTTTTTGTGCCAGGACATGATCTGCAAGCGCTTTGGCGCCAAGGCATCCATCAAAATCTCCATCCTCGCGCTACTGGTCAACCTGGCCGTGAGCCTGTGCTTTTGGGCATGTTCGCTCACGCCCGGCATGTGGGGCGCCTACTACGACACGGGCATGATCGAGGTCAACACCGCCCTTAACGCCACCATCGGCGGCACCTGGTACGTGGTGCTGGGCTCTTCGCTGGCAATGCTCGTTTCTGCCGTGGTTAACTCCACGCTCAACCAGTCGCTCGGCCGTATGCTCAAGAAGAATAACTTTGCGAGCTTTGCCTTCCGTTCCTATGTGTCCACGGGTGTTGGCCAGTTTATCGACAACCTGGTCTTCGCCATCGTGGTGAGCCACACGTTCTTTGGTTGGACCTGGGTGCAGGTCCTCATGTGCTCGCTGACCGGCGCTGTTGCCGAGCTGCTGTGCGAGGTCTTCCTGAGCCCCGTGGGCTACAAGGTCGTGCGCGGCTGGGAGCGCGAGAATGTGGGTTCCGAGTACCTCGAGCGCCACGCAACCGCCTAA
- a CDS encoding peptide chain release factor 3, with protein MASLSDEISSRRTFAIISHPDAGKTTLTEKLLLYTGSIQTAGSVKGKSSAKHAVSDWMDIEKERGISVTSSVLQFTYNGACVNILDTPGHQDFSEDTYRTLMAADAAVMVIDGAKGVEAQTKKLFKVCTLRHIPIFTFVNKLDHEARDPFELMEEIENVLGINTYPMNWPIGSGRNFRGVFDRQTRHVIAFEGDGHANATKKVAEVEAELGDPSMDELIGEENHKNLMDDIELLDGAGDELDLDAVACGKLSPAFFGSALTNFGVEPFLKEFLRLAPTPRAYTDTLTSEPVDPCRDDFSGFVFKIQANMDKNHRDRIAFVRICSGKFERGMDAFHVQGNRKLKLATGTSMMADDRAIVDEAYAGDIVGLFDPGIFSIGDTVCSGKRHVQYPQIPTFAPEMFARITQVDTLKRKQFVKGMEELAQEGAIQIFRELGAGMESVIVGVVGVLQFEVLERRLKAEYRVEVRRQPLPYTDIRWIQNDPDTIDIPGLSLTRDTLRVEDMRGGKLLLFTSPWNVDWATDHNPDLILSEFGNVAF; from the coding sequence ATGGCAAGCCTGTCGGATGAAATCTCGTCGCGCCGCACATTCGCGATCATCAGCCACCCGGACGCCGGTAAGACCACGCTTACCGAGAAGCTGCTGCTCTATACCGGCAGCATCCAGACCGCCGGCTCGGTCAAGGGCAAGAGCTCGGCCAAGCATGCCGTCTCGGACTGGATGGACATCGAGAAGGAGCGCGGTATCTCCGTTACCTCCTCGGTTCTGCAGTTCACCTACAACGGCGCCTGCGTCAACATCCTCGATACCCCCGGCCACCAGGACTTCTCGGAGGATACCTACCGTACCCTTATGGCCGCCGACGCCGCGGTCATGGTCATCGACGGCGCTAAGGGCGTCGAGGCCCAGACCAAGAAGCTCTTTAAGGTCTGCACGCTGCGTCACATTCCCATCTTCACCTTTGTGAACAAGCTCGACCACGAGGCTCGCGATCCGTTCGAGCTCATGGAAGAGATCGAGAACGTCCTGGGCATCAATACGTATCCCATGAACTGGCCAATCGGCAGCGGTCGCAACTTCCGCGGCGTGTTCGATCGTCAGACTCGTCACGTCATTGCCTTTGAGGGCGACGGCCACGCCAACGCCACCAAGAAGGTCGCTGAGGTCGAGGCCGAGCTGGGCGATCCTTCCATGGACGAGCTCATCGGCGAGGAAAACCATAAGAACCTGATGGACGACATCGAGCTGCTCGATGGCGCTGGCGACGAGCTCGACTTGGATGCTGTGGCCTGCGGCAAGCTGAGCCCGGCGTTCTTTGGCTCGGCGCTCACCAACTTTGGCGTGGAGCCCTTCCTCAAGGAGTTCCTGCGTCTGGCCCCGACGCCGCGCGCCTATACCGATACGCTCACCAGCGAGCCGGTCGATCCCTGCCGCGACGACTTTAGCGGCTTCGTGTTTAAGATCCAGGCCAACATGGACAAGAACCACCGCGACCGCATCGCCTTTGTGCGCATTTGCTCGGGCAAGTTCGAGCGCGGCATGGACGCCTTCCACGTGCAGGGCAACCGCAAGCTCAAGCTTGCCACGGGCACGTCGATGATGGCCGACGACCGCGCCATCGTGGACGAGGCGTACGCGGGCGATATCGTGGGCCTGTTCGATCCGGGTATCTTTAGCATCGGCGACACTGTGTGCTCCGGCAAGCGCCACGTGCAGTATCCGCAGATCCCGACGTTTGCCCCCGAGATGTTCGCTCGCATTACGCAGGTCGACACGCTCAAGCGCAAGCAGTTCGTCAAGGGCATGGAGGAGCTTGCCCAGGAGGGCGCCATCCAGATCTTCCGCGAGCTGGGTGCCGGCATGGAGAGCGTCATCGTGGGCGTGGTCGGCGTGCTGCAGTTTGAGGTGCTCGAGCGTCGCCTCAAGGCCGAGTACCGTGTTGAGGTTCGTCGCCAGCCGCTGCCCTATACGGACATCCGCTGGATTCAGAACGACCCCGATACCATCGATATCCCGGGCCTTTCGCTCACGCGCGACACGCTGCGCGTCGAGGACATGCGCGGCGGCAAGTTGCTGCTGTTCACGAGCCCGTGGAACGTGGATTGGGCAACCGACCACAATCCCGACCTTATCCTGTCGGAGTTTGGCAACGTAGCGTTTTAG
- a CDS encoding GntR family transcriptional regulator produces the protein MDIILSNSSDKPIYEQIASQVKAQILSGALAAGAKLPSIRALASDLSVSVITTKRAYADLEQLGFICTVQGKGCFVAEGNQELLRESQLCHIEELLAKAASQAETLGVTRDKLHEMLDLVAPETMQ, from the coding sequence GTGGACATCATCCTATCCAATTCGAGCGACAAGCCCATCTACGAGCAGATAGCCTCGCAAGTCAAAGCTCAGATCCTATCGGGCGCACTCGCTGCGGGAGCCAAACTCCCCAGTATCCGTGCGCTTGCCAGCGACCTGAGTGTGAGCGTTATCACCACCAAGCGCGCCTACGCCGACTTGGAGCAGCTCGGGTTTATCTGCACCGTGCAGGGCAAGGGGTGCTTTGTCGCTGAGGGCAACCAAGAACTCTTACGCGAAAGCCAGCTCTGCCATATCGAAGAGCTACTTGCAAAAGCGGCGAGCCAAGCCGAAACCCTGGGCGTCACACGCGACAAGCTGCACGAAATGCTTGACCTGGTAGCTCCCGAAACCATGCAGTAG
- a CDS encoding ABC transporter ATP-binding protein, whose product MQNLLELKGVSRRVSERFSLRDVTLAVEPGQVVGFVGANGAGKTTTIRAALGLIKLDAGEVRLFGQRCGTDAPDETQRCLRSRVGLVLDTCPFPSTLKVGQIEALVGQAYPTWDRKAFAGFIDRFGLDPKTKVKDLSRGMGMKLQLACALSHNAKLLLLDEATAGLDPMAREELLDELLTFVADGQHSVLLSSHITSDLDRAADRVICIDNGSIIFDLPREDITDRAGIAHCTQAQAAELMACVEGARAARHAYSVDVLVPNRRDTLEAFPEIPCDRATIDDYLRLMLKGASK is encoded by the coding sequence ATGCAAAACTTGTTAGAACTCAAAGGTGTCTCACGCCGCGTGAGCGAACGTTTTTCGCTGCGCGATGTCACGCTCGCCGTGGAGCCCGGCCAGGTCGTTGGCTTTGTGGGCGCTAACGGTGCCGGCAAGACAACGACCATTCGCGCCGCGCTCGGGCTTATCAAGCTCGATGCCGGCGAGGTGCGCCTGTTTGGGCAGCGCTGTGGCACCGACGCGCCCGATGAGACACAGCGCTGCCTGCGCTCCCGCGTCGGTCTCGTCCTGGACACATGCCCCTTCCCTTCAACGCTCAAGGTGGGCCAAATCGAGGCACTCGTAGGCCAGGCGTACCCCACGTGGGACCGCAAAGCGTTCGCCGGATTCATCGACCGATTTGGCCTCGATCCCAAGACAAAGGTCAAGGACCTCTCCCGCGGCATGGGCATGAAACTGCAGCTTGCCTGTGCACTCAGCCATAATGCCAAGCTGCTCCTTTTGGACGAAGCCACCGCGGGCCTCGATCCCATGGCACGCGAGGAGCTGCTTGATGAGCTGCTTACCTTTGTCGCCGACGGCCAGCACAGTGTGCTGCTCTCGAGCCACATTACATCCGACCTCGATCGCGCCGCTGATCGCGTCATCTGCATCGATAATGGCTCGATTATTTTTGACCTGCCGCGCGAGGATATTACCGACCGCGCTGGCATCGCCCACTGTACCCAAGCACAGGCCGCCGAGCTTATGGCTTGCGTCGAAGGCGCCCGTGCCGCCCGCCATGCCTACAGCGTGGACGTGCTCGTGCCCAACCGTCGCGATACGCTCGAGGCCTTCCCCGAGATTCCCTGCGATCGGGCAACCATTGATGACTATCTTCGCCTCATGCTGAAAGGAGCTTCGAAATGA
- a CDS encoding ABC-2 transporter permease → MKRAFMSELAIARSLIPSIAGVGLFIFVVLTLANASDGDSGMSAGACAVSAMSPIIFMNSLAGFDNQNGWERYRATLPLSRKDIICARYLSIIVFSAVMACAAALLSVVSFPLFNSAGIPLTGQIVFEIAIASAASMLISLMMVFLAQPLFFRFGHMEALRLSVGLFALLGCLAMATLSSSNPISNWLMSIAGANPDPAVLGCPCAGIAVLALALCAISCTVSTKVYRVRDL, encoded by the coding sequence ATGAAACGCGCCTTTATGTCCGAGCTCGCCATCGCTCGCTCGCTTATCCCGAGCATTGCGGGCGTCGGCTTGTTCATCTTCGTCGTGTTGACCCTCGCCAACGCATCGGATGGCGATTCCGGTATGAGCGCCGGCGCCTGCGCCGTCAGTGCCATGTCACCCATCATATTCATGAACTCACTGGCCGGTTTCGACAATCAAAACGGTTGGGAGCGCTATCGCGCAACGCTGCCTCTTTCTCGTAAAGACATCATCTGCGCACGCTACCTGAGCATCATTGTCTTTTCGGCTGTCATGGCGTGCGCCGCCGCGCTTCTGAGCGTCGTCTCCTTCCCGCTCTTCAACAGCGCGGGTATTCCGTTGACGGGACAGATCGTCTTTGAGATTGCAATAGCCTCGGCAGCATCGATGCTCATCTCCCTCATGATGGTGTTTTTGGCACAGCCGCTGTTCTTTCGATTTGGACACATGGAGGCGCTGCGCCTATCCGTTGGCCTGTTTGCCCTGCTCGGGTGCCTTGCCATGGCCACGCTGAGCTCCTCCAACCCCATTAGCAACTGGCTCATGTCCATTGCCGGAGCGAATCCCGATCCCGCCGTCCTTGGCTGCCCGTGTGCAGGAATTGCCGTACTGGCGCTCGCACTATGCGCAATCAGCTGCACCGTCAGCACCAAGGTTTATCGAGTACGCGATCTGTAA
- a CDS encoding EFR1 family ferrodoxin (N-terminal region resembles flavodoxins. C-terminal ferrodoxin region binds two 4Fe-4S clusters.): protein MILYFSATGNSEHVARRIAAATDDRVMSIERFDAEILHLAVMEGPCRLGFVAPVYAWGLPAPMIEFLKTVDLSVAAGTKGGERPYTFYVSTYGSTTGQSAKFARDLLHERGLELDAAMSVKMPDTWTPVFDLSDPQKVEGINRAAEAQIDAVIEAVRARRTGNMMCHRVPLFASCAYHAIGLPRMQQTSKFAVDADRCIGCGLCAKRCPMAAIEMRDGLPVWTKPECAACLRCLHCCPKFAISHGKRTASHGQYRHPKPGVRM, encoded by the coding sequence ATGATCCTGTACTTTAGCGCGACAGGGAACAGCGAGCATGTGGCGCGTCGCATTGCGGCGGCGACGGACGACAGGGTTATGTCGATTGAGCGCTTTGATGCCGAGATCCTTCACCTCGCTGTGATGGAAGGCCCCTGTCGGTTGGGGTTTGTCGCCCCGGTATACGCCTGGGGCTTGCCGGCGCCAATGATCGAGTTTTTGAAGACTGTCGACCTATCGGTTGCTGCCGGCACAAAGGGCGGCGAGCGCCCCTATACGTTCTATGTCTCGACATATGGTTCGACGACCGGGCAATCGGCCAAGTTCGCCCGCGATCTGCTACACGAGCGTGGGCTCGAGTTAGATGCGGCGATGAGCGTCAAGATGCCTGATACCTGGACGCCTGTTTTCGACCTGTCTGACCCTCAAAAGGTTGAGGGTATCAATAGGGCTGCCGAGGCGCAGATTGATGCCGTGATCGAGGCGGTGCGGGCGCGCCGCACGGGCAACATGATGTGCCATCGCGTGCCTCTGTTTGCATCGTGCGCGTATCACGCAATTGGGCTGCCGCGCATGCAACAGACGAGCAAGTTTGCCGTCGATGCCGATCGCTGCATCGGCTGCGGCCTGTGTGCCAAGCGCTGCCCCATGGCGGCGATTGAGATGCGCGACGGCCTTCCCGTCTGGACAAAGCCGGAGTGCGCAGCCTGCCTTCGTTGCCTGCACTGTTGTCCCAAATTTGCCATCTCGCACGGTAAGCGCACGGCATCCCACGGTCAGTACAGGCATCCCAAACCTGGCGTGAGGATGTAG
- a CDS encoding chloride channel protein, with protein MDNLAKPTNRALFLVSVAVTGAFAGAAVWLFFFAMEHGIDYLWTEIPYALGVASPELASGPFGFLPYPFFVCLLGGLLIGLYEKMTGAKTDDLNQVMAKVKQDGHYPYDNLGKLSLAALLPLLFGGSIGPEAGLTGVIAGLCSWVGDRMRRFGAEFRELTLLGTQAALTALFTAPVFGFVAPLAGSADGDEGSASDEITIRLPKAQKTVVYGIAIAGGLGTYLLLGQLVGGGMGMPRFEAAVVGNLELTWLVPLSLIGTICGWLYFVSEHASEALAHAIGERPVVKAMLAGLALAICGTVLPYTMFAGETQADVLMETYLTIPAGVLIATGLVKAMLTPALINLGWRGGHFFPVIFSGVSLGYGLAILTGADPVFCVAVCTASTMGAVMRQPVMVVGLLLMCFPLKGIVCMIIAAVIAAGIPLPKPLRK; from the coding sequence ATGGATAACCTTGCCAAACCCACAAACCGCGCGCTGTTTTTAGTTAGCGTTGCCGTGACCGGTGCGTTCGCAGGTGCCGCGGTCTGGCTGTTCTTTTTTGCGATGGAGCACGGTATCGACTATCTATGGACCGAGATTCCGTACGCGCTGGGCGTCGCTTCGCCCGAGCTTGCCAGCGGCCCGTTTGGCTTTTTGCCGTACCCGTTTTTTGTCTGCCTGCTGGGCGGCCTGTTAATCGGTCTGTACGAAAAGATGACAGGCGCCAAGACCGATGACCTCAACCAGGTGATGGCTAAGGTTAAGCAAGACGGGCACTACCCGTATGACAACCTGGGCAAGCTTTCGCTCGCGGCATTGCTGCCGCTGCTGTTTGGCGGAAGTATTGGACCGGAGGCCGGCCTGACCGGCGTTATCGCGGGTCTGTGCAGCTGGGTTGGCGACCGCATGCGCCGCTTTGGCGCCGAATTTAGGGAGCTTACGCTGCTGGGTACCCAGGCCGCGTTGACGGCGCTCTTTACCGCGCCCGTCTTTGGCTTTGTGGCACCGCTTGCCGGTAGCGCCGACGGCGACGAGGGCTCTGCGTCCGACGAGATCACCATCAGGCTGCCCAAGGCGCAAAAGACCGTGGTTTACGGCATCGCGATTGCCGGCGGCCTGGGCACCTACCTGCTGCTTGGCCAGCTTGTGGGCGGCGGCATGGGCATGCCCAGGTTCGAGGCTGCCGTGGTGGGCAACTTGGAGCTTACCTGGCTCGTCCCTCTGTCGCTGATCGGAACAATCTGCGGCTGGCTGTACTTTGTCTCTGAGCACGCGAGCGAAGCGCTTGCCCATGCCATAGGGGAGCGTCCTGTCGTCAAGGCCATGCTAGCCGGTCTGGCGCTCGCCATCTGCGGCACGGTCCTGCCCTACACCATGTTTGCCGGCGAGACCCAGGCCGACGTGCTCATGGAAACCTATCTGACCATTCCCGCTGGCGTGCTTATCGCGACCGGTCTTGTTAAGGCCATGCTGACGCCCGCCCTCATCAACCTTGGTTGGCGCGGCGGCCACTTCTTCCCGGTTATCTTCTCGGGCGTAAGCCTGGGCTATGGCCTTGCCATCCTCACCGGCGCAGATCCGGTCTTTTGCGTCGCCGTCTGCACGGCATCGACGATGGGTGCGGTCATGCGTCAGCCGGTCATGGTCGTGGGCCTGCTGCTCATGTGCTTCCCACTCAAGGGTATCGTCTGCATGATCATCGCGGCCGTTATCGCCGCCGGCATTCCACTGCCCAAGCCGCTGCGCAAGTAG
- a CDS encoding TIGR00730 family Rossman fold protein, with amino-acid sequence MNITVYLGANTGNDPAFLPAVQELGNWIGANGHALVYGGSKSGLMGALADSVLDAGGHVTGVEPSFFIEAEFQHDGIDDLIVTSDMAERKAKMIELGDAFIAFPGGTGTLEEIAEVMSAVSLGHLSAPCILYNLDGYYNDLKALLGHMIDKGLSSPQRQQGIYFADDLREIASIING; translated from the coding sequence ATGAATATCACCGTGTACCTGGGTGCCAACACTGGCAATGACCCGGCATTTCTGCCCGCGGTGCAGGAGCTGGGCAACTGGATTGGCGCCAACGGACACGCGCTGGTATACGGCGGGTCCAAATCGGGCCTGATGGGTGCGCTCGCCGATAGCGTGCTCGATGCTGGCGGACACGTGACGGGTGTGGAGCCGAGCTTTTTTATCGAGGCCGAGTTTCAACATGACGGTATCGACGACCTCATCGTGACGAGCGATATGGCGGAGCGCAAGGCCAAGATGATTGAGCTCGGCGATGCGTTCATCGCCTTTCCCGGTGGGACGGGCACACTCGAGGAGATTGCCGAGGTCATGTCCGCGGTGTCGTTGGGGCACCTGAGTGCTCCGTGCATCCTGTATAACCTGGACGGTTACTACAACGACCTCAAGGCGCTGCTCGGGCACATGATCGATAAGGGTTTATCGAGCCCGCAGCGCCAGCAAGGCATTTACTTTGCCGACGATTTGCGCGAGATTGCCTCGATTATCAACGGATAA
- a CDS encoding potassium channel family protein, giving the protein MNKLRTLADVLRQAGFARITGLFLVFYLLCSTAVWLSEPTTLTFGDGLWFSFETVSTIGFGDIPAETPVARAITVVLSVISIFYIAMLTGVAVNYCNTLIKMRQKDTMARLMDDLEHLEELDRDELADLSRRVREYRRRQR; this is encoded by the coding sequence ATGAACAAGTTGAGGACGCTTGCCGACGTGTTGCGCCAGGCTGGCTTTGCACGCATCACGGGCCTGTTCCTCGTTTTCTACCTGCTGTGCTCGACGGCCGTCTGGCTGTCCGAGCCCACGACCCTCACGTTTGGCGATGGCCTGTGGTTTAGCTTTGAGACGGTCTCGACCATCGGCTTTGGCGACATTCCGGCCGAAACACCGGTTGCCCGCGCCATTACCGTCGTCTTGAGCGTTATCAGCATCTTCTACATCGCCATGCTCACGGGCGTGGCGGTGAACTACTGCAATACGCTTATCAAGATGCGCCAAAAGGACACCATGGCGCGCCTTATGGATGATCTGGAGCATTTGGAAGAGCTCGATCGCGACGAGCTTGCCGATCTTTCGCGTCGCGTGCGCGAGTATCGTCGACGCCAGCGCTAG